One Penaeus chinensis breed Huanghai No. 1 chromosome 12, ASM1920278v2, whole genome shotgun sequence DNA segment encodes these proteins:
- the LOC125031012 gene encoding leucine-rich repeat extensin-like protein 5, with protein sequence MASSPWRIYLPLILLLSLHLAFSEVPLVSSSSSTSLDPSLYHETPLPSVPQPSLVSHPDALPESEITPLAADPSESISVPLGFLVSTKGGHGLLNATLTTSANSTHMALVPSNNPVSSSETLPVASVTQKGDDFTDYTVTGSSLPDVSASMGNDTFNTSFIFPLLSTPPNVISRSSEIILPVLTSKASTASATTSTFSQLRPLAHTSMPSLSVKTEYSSPISYRQDAVTSVTHPPYVIGNSSQSSQKNLSTNESLFHVQLSNIPADNSANQTHSSTQRDIQRPVTPLPYSLRSPVIKQLDPSLPFNNQLDPSPTAFKQLDASQSVSKKFDPSLPFINELDPSPPVFKQLDPSRRLVLLPATPSPVASSRLPPVFYSPPPLPPLPPTPSPLTSRPAPFTIAKATLPRSFSPTTSERPSTAPDPTTTPTPNPLDMPPHVLSLFLFLLSPTPPPLPSTSNSSTALPPVSALHRILSPANAFSQGCVPPEGVLRGRYSLSLTPQAGLQYGVFLASVPALDQFTVCMRFQVLTLARSHFLFSYAVQGQDNAILVFVSPGSKPGLGFYVNNVRMKANADIRVRTWYSMCASWLSDQGEYAIYLNGVKIKKGIKKCPGCEVESGGIAVLGLEQDRPGGGFNPGQVTHGHVTSLHVWNKALHDTFLHPYLCCSSGTAEVETSQVACEVANSTLTSHSKRVIEWGVTPMAVMGGALFVPYD encoded by the exons ATGGCAAGCAGCCCTTGGAGGATCTACCTCCCTttaattcttctcctttctcttcatttggcGTTCTCTGAAGTTCCCCttgtatcatcttcatcctcaactTCCCTCGATCCCTCCCTTTATCACGAGACACCTCTGCCGTCTGTTCCGCAACCTTCGCTTGTATCACACCCTGATGCCCTACCAGAATCCGAAATCACTCCACTGGCAGCAGATCCTTCCGAATCTATTTCAGTCCCGCTCGGCTTTCTCGTTTCTACAAAGGGAGGGCATGGTCTTTTAAACGCCACTTTAACGACATCTGCAAATTCTACTCATATGGCTCTTGTCCCATCTAACAACCCTGTCTCAAGTTCAGAGACCCTTCCAGTAGCCAGTGTCACGCAAAAAGGAGATGACTTCACAGATTATACTGTAACGGGATCCAGCCTCCCTGACGTAAGTGCATCTATGGGAAATGACACATTCAACACctctttcatatttcctcttctttcgacTCCTCCCAATGTTATCTCAAGATCATCCGAAATAATTCTACCAGTCCTGACGAGCAAAGCGTCCACGGCCTCAGCGACTACCTCTACCTTCTCACAGTTACGACCTCTGGCTCACACCTCTATGCCCTCATTATCAGTAAAAACAGAATATTCTTCCCCAATTAGCTATCGGCAGGACGCTGTTACGAGTGTAACTCATCCTCCGTACGTTATTGGGAATTCTTCTCAGTCTTCTCAAAAAAACTTATCTACAAATGAGTCTCTCTTTCATGTTCAGTTATCAAATATTCCCGCCGATAATTCCGCAAACCAGACGCACTCTTCTACACAGCGTGACATCCAAAGGCCTGTGACTCCCCTGCCATATTCGCTGCGTTCACCCGTCATTAAACAGCTCGATCCTTCGCTACCTTTCAATAACCAACTCGATCCTTCTCCAACTGCTTTTAAGCAGCTCGATGCTTCTCAATCCGTCTCTAAGAAGTTCGATCCTTCTCTACCATTCATCAACGAGCTCGATCCTTCTCCACCCGTATTTAAGCAACTCGATCCTTCTCGGCGGCTGGTCTTATTACCTGCAACACCTTCACCTGTTGCTTCGTCTCGATTACCTCCGGttttctactctcctcctcctcttcctccactcccacccacccCGTCGCCTCTGACATCACGGCCCGCCCCCTTTACCATAGCCAAAGCCACGCTGCCACGGTCTTTCTCCCCTACAACCTCTGAGAGACCTTCAACGGCACCCGATCCAACGACCACCCCAACGCCAAACCCTCTGGATATGCCACCGCacgttctttctctgttccttttccttctttccccaacgcctccccctctcccttcaacgTCCAACTCTTCCACGGCGCTGCCTCCTGTCTCCGCACTCCATCGCATCCTCTCTCCAGCCAACGCGTTTTCCCAGGGCTGCGTGCCTCCTGAGGGCGTCTTGAGAGGACGCTACTCCTTGAGCCTGACGCCCCAAGCAGGCCTGCAATACGGTGTGTTCTTGGCGTCCGTGCCAGCTCTAGACCAGTTCACCGTGTGTATGAG GTTCCAGGTGTTGACTCTGGCCCGATCACACTTCCTCTTTTCTTACGCTGTGCAGGGCCAGGACAACGCCATTCTGGTGTTTGTCAGCCCGGGAAGCAAACCCGGTCTCGGCTTCTACGTAAACAATGTCCGGATGAAGGCGAACGCAGACATACGTGTGCGCACGTGGTATAGCATGTGCGCCTCGTGGCTCTCCGACCAAGGGGAATACGCCATATACCTTAATGGggtgaagataaaaaaaggaattaaaaag TGTCCCGGCTGTGAGGTCGAGAGCGGAGGGATAGCGGTGTTGGGTCTTGAGCAGGACCGTCCTGGGGGAGGCTTCAACCCAGGACAGGTAACCCACGGACACGTAACCAGCTTACACGTGTGGAACAAAGCCCTTCATGACACCTTCCTTCATCCCTATCTTTGCTGCTCTTCTGGCACAGCGGAAGTCGAAACGTCTCAGGTCGCCTGCGAGGTCGCCAATTCAACGCTGACCTCCCACAGCAAGCGTGTTATCGAGTGGGGTGTGACTCCCATGGCAGTTATGGGCGGCGCTTTATTTGTTCCTTATGATTAA